The following proteins are encoded in a genomic region of Dyadobacter sp. UC 10:
- a CDS encoding sensor histidine kinase — MNKPKDLQNHEFLVKAPVVVVAGLVSVPIWIAMDFFCNAMHFNNDEALATAITIFFMAAIFVGRYFAELLIIHVKDLRTLAIAIAIVLIASGIGLFAQLAFPFEGAAALHILLYWFPFLIGSISLGMLIKVVRTIGKRELQEARSQAAHSKSELHLLQSQLSPHFLFNTLNNLYGLSITQHEKIPPLLLKLADLLRYSVYDAGETFVPLKDELAYIENYIEFEKIRIGERLALVTDIENIADANIKIAPMLLIVFIENAFKHSKNTPDEKIFVNISLKTWNDLILFSVRNSYGKSEAENTILGKNSGFGLPNVTKRLELLYPNEHELTIKAEAADYQIALRLKAK; from the coding sequence ATGAATAAGCCTAAGGATCTTCAGAATCACGAGTTTCTGGTAAAAGCACCTGTCGTTGTCGTCGCCGGGCTCGTGTCCGTGCCGATATGGATTGCGATGGATTTTTTCTGCAATGCCATGCATTTCAATAACGATGAGGCACTTGCGACGGCCATTACCATCTTTTTTATGGCCGCTATTTTTGTTGGAAGATACTTTGCCGAGCTCCTCATTATTCACGTCAAAGATCTTCGCACACTTGCCATTGCAATTGCTATTGTATTGATCGCCAGCGGCATTGGTTTATTTGCGCAGCTCGCATTTCCCTTCGAAGGAGCGGCAGCACTCCACATTCTTCTTTACTGGTTTCCATTTCTGATCGGCAGTATTTCTTTGGGTATGCTAATAAAGGTTGTGAGAACGATTGGAAAAAGAGAATTGCAGGAAGCCAGGAGCCAGGCCGCACATAGTAAGAGTGAGCTGCATTTACTTCAATCCCAGTTAAGTCCCCATTTCTTGTTTAATACATTAAATAATCTGTACGGATTATCCATTACGCAGCATGAAAAAATCCCGCCTTTACTACTCAAACTCGCCGACTTACTCCGTTATTCCGTGTATGATGCCGGAGAAACATTCGTCCCGCTCAAAGATGAATTGGCTTACATTGAGAATTATATTGAATTTGAAAAGATCAGGATCGGCGAGCGGCTGGCGCTGGTGACGGACATTGAAAATATAGCGGACGCCAACATTAAAATTGCCCCGATGCTGCTCATTGTGTTTATAGAAAATGCATTCAAGCACTCGAAAAACACACCGGACGAAAAGATTTTCGTCAATATTTCCCTCAAAACCTGGAACGACCTTATCTTGTTTTCAGTAAGGAATTCTTACGGAAAATCGGAAGCAGAAAATACGATATTGGGTAAAAATAGTGGATTCGGGCTTCCGAATGTAACAAAGAGACTGGAATTACTGTACCCGAACGAGCACGAATTGACTATAAAAGCGGAAGCAGCAGATTATCAGATTGCGCTAAGGCTCAAAGCAAAGTGA
- a CDS encoding LytR/AlgR family response regulator transcription factor produces MEKIKCMIVDDEPIARDILKTYCAHLPYLSVVASIGNALEAKTFLFQQNADILFLDINMPVIDGVTFLKTLKNPPQVIFTTAYKEYALDAFDLSACDYLLKPFSLERFITAVDKAVERLLIPAQASKPAPNDPKTDFIFIKTEGKIFKLFFTEILYAEASGNYTKIVTSRQTLLPAMTFSGFEELVPKSGFSRVHRSFIVNKSKIDHIEGNRLLIGPTEIPIGSNFREAFLKDLGLPS; encoded by the coding sequence ATGGAAAAAATCAAATGCATGATCGTCGACGACGAGCCTATCGCCCGGGATATCCTCAAAACATATTGCGCGCATTTACCATATCTGTCTGTCGTGGCTTCGATCGGTAATGCATTGGAAGCGAAAACCTTCTTATTTCAGCAAAATGCCGATATTCTCTTTTTGGATATCAATATGCCTGTGATCGACGGCGTCACTTTTCTAAAAACACTGAAAAACCCGCCGCAAGTAATTTTTACCACTGCCTATAAAGAATACGCACTGGATGCATTCGACCTTTCTGCCTGTGATTATCTTTTGAAACCCTTTTCCCTCGAGCGATTCATTACAGCCGTCGACAAAGCCGTAGAGCGGCTGCTGATTCCCGCGCAAGCCTCCAAACCTGCTCCTAACGATCCCAAAACGGATTTTATTTTCATAAAAACGGAGGGTAAAATCTTCAAGTTATTCTTTACTGAAATACTTTATGCCGAAGCCAGCGGCAACTACACAAAAATCGTCACATCCCGGCAGACGCTCCTTCCCGCTATGACTTTTTCCGGCTTTGAGGAACTGGTACCTAAATCCGGCTTCTCCCGCGTGCACAGGTCGTTTATCGTAAACAAATCTAAAATCGATCATATTGAGGGAAACAGGTTGCTCATCGGCCCAACCGAAATACCGATCGGCAGCAATTTTAGGGAAGCTTTTCTCAAAGACCTGGGATTACCGTCATAG
- a CDS encoding Glu/Leu/Phe/Val family dehydrogenase has translation MSYIEPAPIKDKENPLESMMQRFDKAVDILGISEEMYHILKVPRKQVIVGLPVTMDSGEIRTFEGYRVIHSTILGPSKGGIRFDPDVNLDEVRALAAWMTWKCAVVDIPYGGAKGGVACNPREMSAGEIERLMRAYTTALLDVFGPDQDIPAPDMGTGPREMAWLMDEYSKSKGMTVPAVVTGKPLVLGGSLGRTEATGRGVMVSALAGMEKLRINPYRATAAVQGFGNVGSHAALLLRDRGVAIHAVSDISGAYYNDKGIDMAAAVAYRDANRGSLEGFSGAELIPGDDLLTLPVDVLVPAAKEDVITRKNVSGIQAKMIVEGANGPTSSKADDIINEKGIMVVPDILANAGGVTVSYFEWVQNRIGYKWTLERINRRTDRIMKDSFDKVYEVSQKHKVSLRIAAYIVAIDKVSSTYKFRGGY, from the coding sequence ATGTCATACATAGAACCGGCCCCCATCAAGGATAAAGAAAATCCGTTGGAGTCAATGATGCAAAGATTTGATAAAGCTGTGGACATTCTGGGAATTTCGGAAGAAATGTACCACATATTAAAAGTACCCCGCAAGCAGGTAATTGTTGGCCTGCCCGTCACCATGGATTCCGGCGAGATCAGGACTTTTGAAGGTTACCGTGTCATACACTCTACTATTTTAGGTCCCAGCAAAGGAGGCATCCGGTTTGACCCGGATGTAAATCTGGATGAAGTACGCGCGCTTGCAGCGTGGATGACGTGGAAATGTGCAGTTGTGGATATTCCCTACGGGGGTGCAAAAGGCGGCGTGGCTTGCAACCCGCGCGAAATGTCTGCCGGCGAAATTGAACGCTTAATGCGCGCCTACACAACTGCCTTACTGGACGTTTTTGGTCCTGACCAGGATATTCCGGCACCCGATATGGGAACCGGCCCCCGGGAAATGGCCTGGCTGATGGACGAATACTCCAAATCGAAAGGAATGACCGTGCCGGCAGTAGTTACCGGAAAACCGCTGGTACTCGGCGGCTCGCTCGGCAGGACAGAAGCTACCGGCCGGGGTGTTATGGTATCGGCGCTGGCAGGTATGGAAAAGCTGCGTATCAATCCTTACCGGGCTACCGCGGCAGTTCAGGGGTTTGGCAATGTGGGATCACATGCTGCATTACTCCTCCGTGACCGTGGCGTCGCGATTCACGCAGTAAGCGATATTTCCGGCGCATATTATAATGACAAAGGTATTGATATGGCAGCCGCTGTCGCTTACCGTGACGCCAATAGAGGGTCTCTGGAAGGATTTTCAGGTGCCGAACTAATACCTGGCGATGACCTGCTTACTTTACCGGTAGATGTACTTGTGCCAGCAGCCAAGGAAGATGTTATCACCCGCAAAAATGTATCCGGCATTCAGGCTAAGATGATCGTAGAAGGCGCCAACGGCCCCACTTCGTCCAAAGCCGACGATATTATCAATGAAAAAGGCATCATGGTAGTCCCTGATATCCTCGCCAATGCAGGCGGTGTGACGGTTTCCTATTTTGAATGGGTACAGAACCGGATCGGCTACAAGTGGACACTGGAAAGGATCAACCGCCGCACAGACCGGATCATGAAAGATTCGTTCGACAAAGTATATGAAGTCTCACAAAAACATAAAGTATCCCTCCGCATCGCTGCCTACATCGTAGCGATCGACAAAGTTTCGAGTACTTATAAGTTTAGGGGAGGGTACTAA
- a CDS encoding sensor histidine kinase: MSLSPRFIAVILAFLISLITTTFLAFVDGVSKGMLFVVSISAFISSFFLVLYTVDILVFREVNKMYRTIHKLKMRDFQMTPRKKLIQESNPLKTINDEIFVYVTKKQKEIDELKKLELFRREFLADVSHEFKTPIFAAQGFIHTLLDGAMEDDKVRERFLRKAANNLDSLDVLVKDLLVLSQMETGDIKMTLAPIDIRSMSLDIFSRLENIAKARNVTFKVKPDDLSEVWVMADADRMEQVMLNLIENAIKYGNEGGKVTVHFSEGKKYIEVAVRDTGPGIPHEHLNRIFERFYRVDKSRSKDIGGTGLGLAIVKHILNAHDTKIAVMSKPDKGTTFSFKLEKAFGSAQAEQGEEDFVTQVNS, from the coding sequence ATGTCACTAAGTCCGCGTTTTATTGCCGTTATACTCGCATTCCTTATTTCCCTCATCACCACCACTTTTCTGGCTTTTGTAGACGGGGTATCAAAAGGAATGCTTTTTGTGGTTTCAATCTCCGCTTTTATATCCTCATTTTTTTTGGTCCTGTACACGGTTGACATCCTGGTTTTCCGTGAGGTTAACAAAATGTACCGCACGATCCACAAGCTCAAAATGCGGGATTTTCAAATGACGCCGCGAAAAAAGCTTATCCAGGAATCCAATCCGTTGAAGACGATCAATGATGAAATCTTTGTGTATGTTACTAAAAAGCAAAAAGAGATCGACGAGCTGAAAAAGCTCGAATTGTTCAGACGAGAATTTCTGGCCGACGTTTCCCACGAATTTAAAACGCCCATTTTTGCTGCCCAGGGATTTATCCACACACTGCTCGACGGCGCTATGGAAGACGACAAAGTCCGGGAACGTTTTCTTCGGAAGGCCGCAAATAACCTTGATAGCCTTGATGTTCTGGTCAAAGACCTGCTCGTGCTGTCTCAGATGGAAACGGGGGACATCAAAATGACACTTGCCCCAATTGATATTCGCTCGATGTCCCTAGATATATTCAGCAGGCTGGAGAATATCGCAAAGGCCCGCAATGTAACATTCAAGGTGAAACCCGACGATCTGTCCGAAGTGTGGGTAATGGCCGATGCCGACCGCATGGAACAGGTAATGCTCAACCTGATCGAAAATGCAATCAAATACGGCAATGAGGGCGGCAAAGTGACCGTACATTTCAGCGAAGGAAAAAAATACATAGAAGTGGCGGTGAGAGATACCGGTCCAGGTATTCCACATGAGCATTTGAACCGTATATTTGAGCGTTTCTACCGGGTAGACAAAAGCAGGAGCAAAGATATCGGCGGCACCGGACTTGGGCTGGCGATTGTAAAGCACATCCTGAATGCGCATGATACCAAGATTGCGGTCATGTCAAAACCGGATAAAGGGACTACATTCTCTTTTAAGCTCGAAAAAGCCTTCGGAAGCGCACAGGCAGAACAGGGCGAAGAAGATTTTGTGACACAGGTGAATTCGTAA
- a CDS encoding Dabb family protein, protein MFVHNVFFWLKEKDNAEAREQLLAGIKSLEAIESIESVYIGTPAATRRPVIDATYDFAEILIFADEAAHDVYQVHPLHKKFVEDCAHLWEKVVIYDVEA, encoded by the coding sequence ATGTTTGTACATAATGTCTTTTTTTGGTTGAAAGAAAAGGATAATGCGGAAGCCCGCGAGCAGCTGCTGGCTGGAATCAAATCCCTTGAAGCCATTGAATCGATTGAAAGCGTTTACATAGGTACCCCCGCAGCTACGCGCCGCCCGGTGATCGACGCCACTTATGATTTTGCCGAAATACTGATTTTTGCAGATGAAGCAGCACACGACGTTTACCAGGTTCACCCACTTCATAAAAAGTTTGTCGAAGACTGCGCACATCTTTGGGAGAAGGTCGTGATCTACGATGTAGAAGCATAA